The sequence GTAACCGTTAACTATGTGACAACTGATGGTACAGTAATCAAGTCTCCAGTTAAGGATGAAGAAAATGCTGAACCAGGTAAGACATACTCAACAGAAGACAACAAACCAACGACTATCACAACAGAAGATGGTAAGACCTACAAACTTGTTCCAAGCGCAACTACAGGCGACGAGAACGGTACAGTAACTTCTGGTGAAGACAAGCAAGTCACTTACGTTTACGAAGAAGTGAAAGGCTCAGTTGTTGTTAACTACATCGATACTGAAGGTAATGTTATCAAAGCTCCTGTTACAGATACTCCATCTACATCAACAGGTACAGCTTACGATACAACTGATAACAAACCAACAACGATCACAACCGAAGACGGTACAACTTATGAGCTTGTTCCAGTCCTTACAAAAGGTTCTGAAACTGGTACAGTTGTAGAAGGTGAAACAGTTGTTACTTACGTTTACCGTAAGGTTGTTACTCCAACTCCAGATGTGAAGACAGGTTCTGTTGTTATCCGTTATGTTGAAGCTGGTAACGAATCAAACGTTCTGAAAGACCCAGTTCTTGATGAGAACGCTGTTGCAACAGGTACTAAGTACGATACGACTGACGAAGGTGATAAGCCAACTGAAATCGTTAAAGACGGTGTACGTTATGTATTGGTTCCATCTAAGACAACTGCTGTAGATCCAAATGGTAATGTCGTTACTGAAACAGGTGAAGTTGCTGAAGGTACTACTGTCATTACTTACAAGTACCAGAAAGTTGCTAACTGGATCCCACAAATTCCTGCAACACCAGAGAATCCAACTCCAGTTAACCCAGTAATTCCTTATCCATTCGATCCAACCAACCCAGATAAGCCAATCGATCCAACAACACCTTACCCAGACGGTGAAGTTCCATCAATCCCACATGTTCCAGGCTTCACACCAGTTGATCCTAAGGACAATACACCATTGAAACCGGTAGATCCAAATGATCCAGGTAAGGGTTATGTGCCACCAACTCCAGACGAGTCAGGTATCGACACACCAATCCCTTACGTACAAAACGGTAACGTTGTGGTGAACTATGTAACAGAAGATGGCACAGTCATCAAGTCACCTGTAAATGATGAAACAGATGCACCAGCTGGTAAGTCTTATGATACAACCGACAACAAACCAACAGAGATTGTTACAGAAGACGGTTCACGTTATGTATTGATCCCATCTAAGACAGTTGGCTCTGAAACAGGTTCTGTTGAAGGCGGTAAGACAACAGAAATCACTTATGTGTATAAGAAGGTTGCGAACTGGATTCCAGAAATTCCGTCAACACCGGAAAATCCAACACCAGTTAACCCAGTTATCCCTTATCCGTTTGACCCAACAAATCCTGACAAGCCAATTGATCCAACAACACCAGGTACAAATGGTGAAGTTCCATCAATCCCACATGTTCCAGGTTACACACCAGTTGATCCTAAGGACAATACACCATTGAAACCGGTTGATCCAACAGATCCAAGCAAGGGTTATGTACCACCAACTCCAGATGAAACTGGTAAAGATACACCAATTCCTTATGTTCAAAATGGTAACGTTGTTGTTAACTATGTGACTGAAGACGGTACAGTGATTAAGACACCTGTTCAAGACGAAACAAACGCTCCAGCAGGTAAGTCTTACGACACAACTGATAACAAGCCAAATACTATCACTACAGAGGATGGTACAACTTATGAGCTTGTTCGTGTTGATGGTTCAGAAACTGGTACTGTTGTAGGTGGTAAGACTACTGAAGTAACTTACGTTTACCGTAAAGTAGAAACTCCTGCTAAGAAAGTTGTAACAAACCACGTTGACGAAAATGGTAACCCAATTGCACCGCAAGAAGAGGGTACAACACCTAACAAGTCAATCCCAGGATATGAGTTCACAGGTAAGACTGTAACAGATCCAGATGGTAACACAACTCACATCTACCGCAAGGTTGAAACACCTGCTAAGAAAGTTGTAACAAACCACGTTGACGAACAAGGCAATCCAATTGCACCGCAAGAGGATGGAACAACACCGAATAAGTCAATTCCAGGTTATGTTTATACTGGTATCACAACAACCGATGAAAACGGTAATACAACCCATGTTTACCGTAAGGTTGTAACAAACCACGTTGACGAAAATGGTAACCCAATTGCACCGCAAGAAGAGGGTACAACACCGAATAAGTCAATCCCAGGTTATGAGTACACAGGTAAAACAATCACTCTTCCAAATGGAGATACGATTCATGTTTACCGTAAGATTCCTACGAATCCTACAAATCCTGTAACACCACAACCAGGAACTCCTGAGCCAGGCACACCAAACCCAGGAACTCCAAAACCTGCTCCAGGTGTACCAGGTTCATCACGTCAAACAGCACAATTGCCAAGCACTGGTGAAACAAGCACAACAGCTGCTTCAACACTTGGATTGGGACTTCTTGCAGGAGCATTAGTTCTTGCTGGCAAACGTCGCCGTAAGGAAGATTAATCTTCTATCAAAGAAAAGGGAAATTCCCTTTTCTTTTTTTATGCCTGGACAAGTTCTGATATAATAGAAGAAAGATAATGTAAAGAGAGTAAGATATGAAATTAGTATATACAGGTATTCGACAGAACCTGACAGCTTTATTGGTAGATGAGGCAAAAGGCTTTGCAGATAAGGGTTATCGGGTTTTCTACATAGCTCCTAACTCCCTGTCTTTCGAGAAGGAGCGGGCTGTTTTATCCCATCTGGAAGAGGGAGCATCGTTTGCAATTATGGTGACGCGTTTTGCCCAGCTGGCTCGTTATTTGGTTATTAATGATAGCGAGGAGAGGCACAGCATTGATGACCTGGGACTAGCCATGGTATTCTTTCGTGTCTTGTCACAGTTTCAAGAAGGGGAACTAAAGGTTTATGGTCGGCTGCAGAAGGATTTTGGCTTCGTTCAACAGCTGGTCACTTTATACAAAGAGTTGCAACGGGCAAATATGTCCATTTTAGACTTGGAGGCAATGGAATCTCCAGACAAGCAGGCAGACTTGGTAAAGATTTTCCTATCTGTGACTGAAATTTTGTCCAAAGAAGGGTATGAACACCAGACAAGGTTGGCACAGTTGATAGAAGTCATCGAGTCTGGACAATTGGACCAGCAGTTGAAAGACATGGTTTTGATTGTCGATGGTTTTTCACGTTTTTCCGCAGAAGAAGAAGCTTTTGTGGCAGCCTTAAACAGTCGAGTAGCAGAAATACTGATCGGCGCCTATGCCAGCAAGAAAGCTGTAAATGCGACCTATATTGAAGGCAATGTTTATCAAGCTAACGTTGACTTTTTGCGCCAGTTATCAGCCCAATTCCAGACAAAGATTTCATATATTGGTTTAGAACCTGAACTGGACAGTCTTGGTAAATTTTCAAAGAATATGGAGTCGATTTATGATTATAGCGGAACCTTACTTGAGTTGACTCCAGCAGACCAAGAAAAAATCCAGCTATGGGAAGTCGTCAACCAAAAAGAAGAAGTTGAGCAGGTTGCGACTGCAATTCGTCAGCAGGTGCATCAAGGGGCTCGCTATAAAGACATCTTGTTGCTCTTGGGTGATGTGGATAGCTACAAGTTGCAGATTGGTAAGATTTTTGACAAGTATGATATTCCTTACTATTTCGGCAAGGCAGAGGAGATGAGTCATCATCCCCTGGTCCATTTTGTGGAGTCCTTAGAACGCTTGCGCCGCTATCGTTTCCGAGCGGAAGACTTGCTCAATCTCCTCAAATCAGGCTTGTACGCCAGTTTTTCCCAAGATGAATTGGACTTGTTTGAGTCCTACGTCCTTTTTGCTGATCTCAAGGGGCAGGCTGCTTTTTCGAGGGCTTTTTCGGTCAATGGCAGAGCGGACTATGATGCTGAAGTCATCAAGGAGAAGCGACTTGTCTATGATTTGACTGTTTTGGAACCCCTGCGTTCCAAGGTGATGGAGCCTCTTCTTAGCTTGTTTAAGGTAGGGCCTCGATCAGGTGCCAGCTTGCTAGAAAAATTCACAGCATTTTTGGAGGCAATTGAGCTTCCTAAAAATATGGAAAAAATGTCTCGAAATTTGAGTGAAGTAGAGCAAGAAAAAGAAGAGCAGGTCTGGAAAAGTTTCTGTCAGGTGCTAGAGACCTTCCACCAACTCTTTGCCCAAGAAAAGTTGAGCTTGGATGATTTTTTAGCCCTTCTTCGAGCAGGCATGCAGTCCAGTCACTATCGTACTGTTCCTGCAACGGTTGATGTGGT is a genomic window of Streptococcus sp. 29896 containing:
- the rexB gene encoding ATP-dependent nuclease subunit B; protein product: MKLVYTGIRQNLTALLVDEAKGFADKGYRVFYIAPNSLSFEKERAVLSHLEEGASFAIMVTRFAQLARYLVINDSEERHSIDDLGLAMVFFRVLSQFQEGELKVYGRLQKDFGFVQQLVTLYKELQRANMSILDLEAMESPDKQADLVKIFLSVTEILSKEGYEHQTRLAQLIEVIESGQLDQQLKDMVLIVDGFSRFSAEEEAFVAALNSRVAEILIGAYASKKAVNATYIEGNVYQANVDFLRQLSAQFQTKISYIGLEPELDSLGKFSKNMESIYDYSGTLLELTPADQEKIQLWEVVNQKEEVEQVATAIRQQVHQGARYKDILLLLGDVDSYKLQIGKIFDKYDIPYYFGKAEEMSHHPLVHFVESLERLRRYRFRAEDLLNLLKSGLYASFSQDELDLFESYVLFADLKGQAAFSRAFSVNGRADYDAEVIKEKRLVYDLTVLEPLRSKVMEPLLSLFKVGPRSGASLLEKFTAFLEAIELPKNMEKMSRNLSEVEQEKEEQVWKSFCQVLETFHQLFAQEKLSLDDFLALLRAGMQSSHYRTVPATVDVVNVKSYDLIEPHTAKYVYAIGMGQSNFPKVAKNTSLLTEEEMEKVNLVSASSSRFDLVSRENIKKNHAAMMSLLNAATEQLVISTPQIYNEGEDSLSPYIKILQKMGLKSEERGRIKTLSPQDIGHYKSLLSRLIESERPSLDNEEWEGQTAFWTVLVRHLKKKLESQGIEIPTITGEITSKQLAADTLAALYPEDKPLNLSASSLTNFYNNQYLYFVRNVLRLREQESIHPTAFQHGLFLHRIFERVVMDQSELDFDQKVDKAILRTRDEAEFAMFYNQDADARYTEEVLDKIARSSATILRDNDLVEIDGQEKSFRQDKALVFDLQNGKSVHVNGTIDRLDTLQINQAVGVVDYKSSDQSFSVGDFYNGLKPQLVTYLAALQELDETKDKPVFGAMYLHLQDPIIKLKDTKNLEQLEGAANTSLVYKGLFLKEESLGLNHFYQTRNQLYTEEEFAVLLNHNQELYKQAAKDILDGRFAINPYTKDGRSVAGEQLKAITGFEADRHMGMARRLIKEAKRQDWMERMKGGQD